In Paracoccus methylovorus, a genomic segment contains:
- a CDS encoding Mrp/NBP35 family ATP-binding protein, translated as MTISRERVLQELAQIAVPGGGSLVSEDLVRALTVESGVVRFVIEAADAATARAFAPVEAEAERRLSALPGVGKVQIVTTAPAAPRGAAPQVVARSGEGDVPPSLKIGRHPTPQAGPAPVSGVARILAIGSGKGGVGKSTLTSNLAVALARKGRRVGLLDADIYGPSQPRMLGLTGQRPTSDGQMIEPLHAHGVTVMSLGLMMKEGEAVVWRGPMLMGALQQMLNQVKWGELDVLLVDLPPGTGDVQLSLCQKAQVSGAIIVSTPQDVALIDARRAIDMFDKLKTPVLGLVENMSTYICPNCGHEEHLFGHGGVAAEAQKLELPFLGEIPLNLDVRMAGDAGTPVAAGDGPVAQSFARLAERLIAGGMA; from the coding sequence ATGACGATATCGCGCGAACGTGTACTTCAGGAACTTGCTCAGATTGCGGTTCCGGGGGGCGGAAGCCTGGTATCGGAGGATCTCGTGCGCGCGCTCACCGTGGAATCGGGGGTGGTGCGATTCGTCATCGAGGCGGCTGACGCGGCAACCGCCCGGGCCTTTGCCCCTGTGGAGGCCGAGGCCGAACGCCGACTTTCCGCACTGCCGGGCGTCGGGAAAGTGCAGATCGTCACAACCGCCCCTGCCGCTCCGCGCGGTGCCGCGCCGCAGGTGGTTGCGCGTTCGGGTGAAGGCGACGTGCCACCCAGCCTGAAGATTGGCCGCCACCCGACACCGCAGGCCGGACCGGCACCGGTCAGCGGTGTGGCGCGTATCCTTGCCATCGGTTCGGGCAAAGGCGGGGTGGGTAAATCCACCCTGACCTCGAATCTCGCGGTGGCTCTGGCGCGCAAGGGACGCAGGGTCGGGCTGCTTGATGCCGATATCTATGGCCCTTCACAGCCCCGGATGCTGGGCCTGACCGGACAACGTCCGACCAGCGACGGCCAGATGATCGAGCCGCTGCACGCCCATGGGGTCACCGTCATGTCGCTGGGCCTGATGATGAAGGAGGGCGAGGCGGTCGTCTGGCGCGGTCCCATGCTGATGGGCGCGCTGCAGCAGATGCTCAATCAGGTGAAATGGGGCGAGTTGGACGTGCTGTTGGTCGATCTGCCGCCGGGCACGGGGGATGTGCAACTGTCGCTGTGCCAAAAGGCGCAGGTCAGCGGTGCGATCATCGTCTCGACCCCGCAGGATGTGGCGTTGATCGACGCGCGCCGCGCCATCGACATGTTCGACAAGCTCAAGACCCCGGTGCTGGGGCTGGTCGAGAACATGTCCACCTATATCTGCCCGAACTGCGGTCACGAGGAGCATCTGTTCGGCCATGGCGGTGTCGCCGCCGAGGCGCAGAAGCTGGAATTGCCTTTCCTTGGCGAGATCCCGCTGAATCTGGACGTGCGCATGGCGGGCGACGCGGGCACGCCGGTCGCGGCCGGCGACGGCCCGGTGGCGCAATCCTTTGCCCGGCTCGCCGAGCGGCTGATTGCTGGTGGCATGGCGTAA
- the mraZ gene encoding division/cell wall cluster transcriptional repressor MraZ encodes MARRFRGSEEVKVDAKGRVSIPAKFRRVFEACDPDWQAGKRPQLVVVFGTRDWKYLQLFTMEAMDEIDNGISAMKRGSAERNLLENIYHGHAEEADIDGDGRLVLPQKLREKIGLTDSAFFISAGDSLKVWSPENYAEEERRLEELVPDFEPGADPLSLLASGPREEG; translated from the coding sequence TTGGCACGCAGGTTCAGAGGGTCGGAAGAGGTCAAGGTCGACGCGAAAGGTCGCGTTTCGATCCCGGCCAAGTTCCGCCGCGTCTTTGAAGCTTGCGACCCTGATTGGCAGGCCGGCAAGCGTCCGCAACTGGTTGTCGTCTTCGGAACCCGCGACTGGAAATACCTGCAGCTTTTCACCATGGAAGCCATGGACGAGATCGACAACGGCATCTCGGCCATGAAGCGCGGCAGTGCCGAACGCAACCTGCTGGAAAACATCTATCACGGTCACGCGGAAGAGGCGGATATCGACGGCGACGGCCGGCTGGTCCTGCCGCAGAAGCTGCGCGAAAAGATCGGTCTGACCGACAGCGCCTTTTTCATCTCGGCCGGCGACAGCCTCAAGGTCTGGTCGCCCGAAAACTATGCCGAAGAAGAGCGCCGGCTGGAGGAGCTGGTTCCCGATTTCGAACCGGGCGCCGACCCCTTGTCACTGCTGGCCTCGGGGCCGCGTGAGGAGGGCTAA
- the rsmH gene encoding 16S rRNA (cytosine(1402)-N(4))-methyltransferase RsmH, producing MAEAPHIPVLLGPLLRAVAPVKGVWVDGTFGAGGYARGLLAQGADRVIGIDRDPAVFRMAAGWAEEYGDRLQLTLGTFSDLDKLAGELVDGVVLDLGVSSMQLDQPERGFSFLRDGPLDMRMGGDGPTAAELLNTAPEEVIANVLYLYGEERASRRIARAIVAARPLSRTGQLSDIVAGCLPRPKPGQSHPSTRAFQAIRIWVNDEFGQLVAGLAAAERALRPGGKLAVVSFHSLEDRIVKRFMQARSNSAGGGSRYAPETARQEAAFKLPFRRAIGPDETELATNPRSRSALLRVGIRTEAQAGRVDPASLGLPLLSERGA from the coding sequence ATGGCCGAAGCTCCGCATATCCCTGTCCTGCTTGGCCCGCTGTTGCGGGCCGTTGCGCCTGTGAAGGGCGTCTGGGTCGATGGCACCTTTGGCGCCGGCGGCTATGCGCGCGGCTTGCTGGCGCAGGGCGCGGATCGGGTGATCGGTATCGATCGCGATCCGGCCGTCTTTCGCATGGCCGCGGGATGGGCAGAGGAATACGGCGACCGGCTGCAACTGACCCTTGGCACGTTTTCCGATCTGGACAAGCTGGCCGGCGAGTTGGTCGATGGCGTCGTGCTGGATCTTGGCGTCAGTTCGATGCAGTTGGATCAACCCGAGCGCGGTTTTTCCTTTCTTCGCGATGGTCCGCTGGACATGCGCATGGGCGGCGATGGCCCGACGGCGGCCGAACTGCTGAACACCGCCCCCGAAGAGGTGATCGCCAATGTGCTTTACCTTTATGGCGAGGAGCGCGCTTCGCGCCGTATCGCCCGTGCCATCGTGGCGGCGCGCCCGCTGAGCCGGACGGGCCAGTTGTCGGATATCGTTGCCGGATGTCTGCCGCGGCCCAAGCCGGGACAAAGCCATCCTTCGACCCGCGCGTTTCAGGCGATCCGTATCTGGGTGAACGACGAGTTCGGCCAGTTGGTCGCCGGTCTTGCCGCGGCTGAACGCGCCCTGCGCCCGGGCGGTAAGCTGGCAGTGGTCAGCTTTCATTCGCTTGAGGACCGGATCGTCAAGCGGTTCATGCAGGCGCGTTCGAACAGCGCAGGCGGCGGTAGCCGCTACGCGCCTGAAACCGCGCGGCAAGAGGCGGCGTTCAAGCTGCCCTTCCGTCGCGCCATCGGCCCGGACGAGACTGAGCTTGCGACGAACCCGCGTTCGCGCTCGGCGCTTTTGCGGGTCGGCATCCGCACCGAGGCGCAGGCGGGTCGGGTTGATCCGGCGTCTTTAGGTCTGCCATTGCTGTCGGAAAGGGGTGCGTGA
- the ftsL gene encoding cell division protein FtsL, whose translation MRSVLYLLTALAVMGLAFWAYRENYRTQSAISEMSDIQRQIGRLREDLGVQRAEWAYLNRPERLRQLVDLNFDRLKLVPFGSDQFVDVGQVAFPTPRAPEPSADTAGNDVPVERPAGFPPRRPQESTP comes from the coding sequence ATGCGATCCGTGCTTTACCTTTTGACGGCGCTGGCGGTGATGGGGCTGGCTTTCTGGGCCTATCGCGAGAATTACCGCACCCAATCGGCCATCAGCGAGATGAGCGATATCCAGCGCCAGATCGGTCGTTTGCGCGAGGATCTGGGCGTCCAGCGCGCCGAATGGGCGTATCTGAACCGTCCAGAACGGCTGCGCCAACTGGTCGATCTGAATTTCGACCGGCTGAAGCTGGTGCCTTTTGGTTCTGATCAGTTCGTTGATGTCGGCCAAGTGGCCTTCCCGACGCCAAGGGCACCCGAGCCCAGTGCAGATACCGCCGGCAACGATGTGCCGGTGGAACGTCCCGCCGGGTTTCCGCCCCGCAGACCACAGGAGAGCACGCCATGA
- a CDS encoding peptidoglycan D,D-transpeptidase FtsI family protein, which translates to MIRTPLRPLARILRARETGENPDAIEAENRAQRHAEIQEKARGSARTRLFFMSCAFALAFGTVGAKMGVLAASQPSEPRVQTTGAQIISQRADITDRHGRVLATNLLTHSLYAHPQQMVEPERAARELVSIFPDLDIERLNKDFTGKRTFVWIKKKISPEQMQAVHDIGEPGLLFGPREMRLYPNGQIAAHILGGATFGKEDVASAEVVGVAGVEKAFDHWLRDPANDGAPLTLSLDLTVQAALEEVLGNGMKVMNARGATGILMEVKTGEIVAMASLPDFDPNDRPRPLLKGDASDSPLFNRAVQGQYELGSTFKIFPVAQAIDLKLVSPATMINAKAPMKIGKYLINEFRGHNYGTLSVTDIIVKSSNVGTVRIAQLLGPERQKDFLEKLGFFEPTSIEMSEAPTGKPLVPKRWPAVTSATVAFGHGLAASPLHLATAYATVANGGKRVMPTLIHDRTHRGGEQVLSPEAANIAVQLLRQVVVRGSGRSANVEGYEVAGKTGTADKPRPTGGYYGNKVVSTFASVFPASNPQYVLVLSLDEPSSIGAGGESRTAGTTSVPVAAEVIRRVAPLLGLRPTTETQLPMVERPLPDRLKLVSN; encoded by the coding sequence ATGATCCGCACCCCGCTGCGCCCGCTGGCCCGCATCCTTCGCGCCCGCGAAACCGGAGAGAATCCCGACGCCATCGAGGCCGAGAACCGCGCCCAACGGCATGCCGAGATTCAGGAAAAGGCGCGCGGCAGCGCCCGCACCCGGCTGTTCTTCATGTCCTGTGCCTTTGCGCTGGCCTTTGGCACTGTGGGCGCCAAGATGGGTGTGCTGGCTGCCAGCCAGCCCAGCGAGCCCAGAGTTCAGACCACCGGCGCCCAGATCATCTCGCAGCGCGCCGATATCACCGACCGGCATGGGCGGGTTCTGGCCACGAACCTGCTGACCCATTCGCTTTATGCTCATCCCCAGCAAATGGTGGAACCCGAACGTGCAGCGCGTGAGCTGGTGAGCATCTTTCCCGATCTGGATATTGAGCGTCTGAACAAGGACTTTACCGGCAAGCGCACCTTCGTCTGGATCAAGAAGAAGATTAGCCCCGAACAGATGCAGGCCGTGCATGACATCGGCGAGCCCGGCCTTTTGTTCGGCCCGCGCGAGATGCGGCTGTATCCGAACGGCCAGATCGCGGCCCATATTCTGGGCGGCGCCACCTTTGGCAAAGAGGACGTGGCCAGCGCCGAGGTCGTGGGCGTCGCCGGCGTCGAAAAGGCATTTGACCACTGGTTGCGCGACCCTGCCAATGACGGCGCGCCCCTGACCCTTTCGCTGGACCTGACCGTTCAGGCCGCGTTGGAGGAGGTGCTGGGCAATGGCATGAAGGTCATGAACGCCAGGGGCGCCACCGGCATCCTGATGGAAGTCAAGACCGGTGAGATCGTCGCAATGGCCAGCCTGCCCGACTTCGACCCCAACGACCGGCCGCGTCCCCTGCTCAAGGGGGATGCCTCGGACAGCCCGCTGTTCAACCGCGCGGTGCAGGGCCAGTACGAGCTTGGCTCGACCTTCAAGATATTTCCGGTGGCGCAGGCCATCGACCTCAAGCTGGTCAGCCCGGCCACGATGATCAACGCCAAGGCCCCGATGAAGATCGGCAAATACCTGATCAACGAATTCCGAGGCCACAACTACGGCACGCTTTCGGTCACGGATATCATCGTGAAGTCGTCGAACGTTGGCACTGTCCGCATCGCGCAACTGCTGGGCCCGGAACGGCAAAAGGATTTTCTGGAGAAGCTGGGCTTTTTCGAGCCGACTTCGATCGAGATGAGCGAGGCGCCGACGGGTAAGCCTCTCGTGCCGAAACGCTGGCCGGCCGTGACCTCGGCCACGGTGGCTTTTGGTCATGGTCTGGCCGCCAGCCCGCTGCACCTTGCGACCGCCTATGCCACGGTTGCCAACGGCGGCAAGCGGGTGATGCCGACCCTGATTCACGACCGCACCCATCGCGGGGGCGAACAGGTGCTTTCCCCCGAGGCCGCGAACATTGCCGTGCAACTGCTGCGTCAGGTGGTGGTCCGGGGCAGCGGCCGCAGCGCCAACGTCGAGGGGTATGAGGTCGCGGGCAAGACCGGCACCGCCGACAAGCCGCGCCCGACGGGGGGCTATTATGGCAACAAGGTCGTTTCGACCTTCGCCTCGGTCTTCCCGGCCAGCAATCCGCAATATGTCCTGGTCCTGTCCCTGGACGAGCCCTCGTCCATCGGTGCGGGTGGCGAAAGCCGCACTGCCGGCACGACCTCCGTGCCGGTTGCCGCCGAGGTGATACGTCGCGTCGCTCCGCTGCTGGGCCTGCGACCAACCACGGAAACGCAGCTGCCGATGGTTGAACGGCCTTTGCCGGATCGGCTAAAGCTCGTTTCGAACTGA
- a CDS encoding UDP-N-acetylmuramoyl-L-alanyl-D-glutamate--2,6-diaminopimelate ligase, with product MRLSLLGLRGDKGRDPEITGLSVDSRQVKPGHLFAALPGSATHGGEFIQYALRQQAGAILTDRKGAEIAAAQLAGSDAALVVAEDPRAALAGAAALWFAAQPETTVAVTGTSGKTSVATFTRQIWQALGHKAISLGTMGVQGDYQAKLAHTTPEPITLHRVLAEAAAAGVTHAAMEASSHGLDQRRLDGVRLKAGAFTNFSQDHLDYHKDFDEYFAAKALLFDHLLEEGAGAVINIDDPRGRQMALIAKDRDLKLTTIGREAGADLRILGQRYDATGQDLRFSFHGQAHLVRLALIGGFQAENVLAAAGLAIAVGDTPARVIETLPGLTTVRGRMELAAVRDNGAAVFVDYSHKPGALASALQSLRPHVMGRIVVVFGAGGDRDRLKRPLMGEAARQFADIVYVTDDNPRSEDPAAIRAEVMAGAGPEAIEVGDRAEAILRGVDALQPGDALLIAGKGHETGQIIGNDVYPFDDAEQASVAVAALDGKI from the coding sequence ATGCGGCTGTCTCTTTTGGGGCTGCGAGGAGACAAGGGGCGCGACCCCGAGATAACGGGGCTTTCCGTGGATTCACGGCAGGTCAAGCCGGGCCATTTGTTCGCCGCGCTGCCGGGTTCGGCCACGCATGGCGGCGAGTTCATCCAATACGCGCTGCGCCAACAGGCGGGCGCCATCCTGACCGACCGCAAGGGTGCCGAGATTGCTGCGGCCCAGCTTGCCGGCTCGGATGCAGCACTGGTCGTGGCCGAGGATCCCCGCGCCGCGCTGGCCGGTGCCGCGGCGCTGTGGTTCGCCGCCCAGCCCGAAACCACGGTCGCCGTCACCGGCACCTCGGGCAAAACCTCGGTCGCTACCTTTACCCGCCAGATCTGGCAGGCGCTGGGGCACAAGGCGATCAGTTTGGGCACCATGGGCGTGCAGGGCGACTATCAGGCCAAGCTGGCCCATACCACGCCCGAGCCGATCACCCTGCATCGCGTGCTGGCCGAGGCTGCCGCCGCAGGCGTCACCCATGCGGCGATGGAGGCGTCGTCGCACGGTCTGGACCAACGCCGTCTGGACGGGGTGCGGCTGAAGGCGGGAGCTTTCACCAATTTCAGCCAGGACCACTTGGATTATCACAAGGATTTCGACGAATATTTCGCCGCCAAGGCGCTGCTGTTCGATCATCTGCTGGAAGAAGGCGCGGGTGCGGTCATCAACATCGACGATCCGCGCGGACGGCAGATGGCGCTGATCGCCAAGGATCGCGACCTGAAACTGACCACCATCGGCCGCGAGGCGGGTGCCGATCTGCGCATCCTCGGCCAGCGTTACGACGCGACCGGTCAGGACCTGCGCTTCAGCTTTCACGGTCAGGCACATCTGGTGCGGCTGGCGTTGATCGGCGGCTTTCAGGCGGAAAACGTGCTTGCCGCTGCTGGTCTGGCCATTGCCGTTGGCGACACGCCCGCCCGCGTGATCGAGACCCTGCCGGGCCTGACCACCGTGCGCGGTCGGATGGAACTGGCTGCCGTGCGCGACAACGGCGCCGCCGTCTTCGTCGATTACAGCCATAAGCCCGGCGCGCTGGCCTCGGCCCTGCAAAGCCTGCGTCCGCATGTCATGGGCCGCATCGTCGTGGTCTTTGGCGCGGGCGGCGACCGCGACCGGCTCAAGCGCCCCTTGATGGGCGAGGCGGCGCGGCAATTCGCCGACATCGTCTATGTGACCGACGACAACCCGCGTTCGGAAGACCCGGCCGCGATCCGCGCCGAGGTCATGGCCGGCGCCGGTCCCGAGGCCATCGAAGTCGGCGATCGGGCCGAGGCGATCCTGCGCGGTGTCGATGCGCTGCAACCGGGCGATGCGCTGCTGATCGCGGGCAAGGGGCACGAAACCGGCCAGATCATTGGCAATGACGTTTACCCCTTCGACGATGCCGAGCAGGCCTCGGTGGCGGTCGCGGCGCTGGATGGCAAGATATGA
- a CDS encoding UDP-N-acetylmuramoyl-tripeptide--D-alanyl-D-alanine ligase, which produces MTLWTSRDAVAATGGRATRDFAVTGVSIDTRTIQPGDLFVALQAARDGHDFVAQALEKGATAALVSRLPEGVPEDAPLLVVPEVLAALEALGRAGRARMRGKVIAITGSVGKTSTKEMARIALTGQGNIHAAEASYNNHWGVPLTLARMPEDTDFAIVEIGMNHPGEIEPLARIARPHVAMITTVAAAHLEAFGAIEGIAREKGAVFRGLTQPGTAIIPEDLPVTQLLRDCADAAGALVIGFGQQGMAKPLKAETVDGATPVRARVLGETADFTLASAGTHFVMNAVGVLAALSAAGADVQKAAKHLSDWRPPLGRGAVEVLGGIRLIDDAYNSNPTSLSAGLATLARLTGGRRVAILGDMLELGPDEIAMHADMATDPSMLAVDLVHTAGPLMRALHEALPRDKRGLHAETAAELAARAGDLVAPGDIVLVKGSKSSKVSTVVDALRRTSQSTPPGERTA; this is translated from the coding sequence ATGACGCTGTGGACTTCGCGCGATGCCGTGGCTGCGACCGGGGGCCGCGCCACCCGTGATTTCGCGGTGACTGGCGTATCCATCGACACCCGCACCATTCAGCCGGGCGATCTGTTCGTCGCCCTGCAGGCTGCCCGCGACGGCCATGATTTCGTCGCGCAGGCACTGGAGAAAGGTGCCACCGCCGCGCTGGTCAGCCGCCTGCCCGAAGGGGTGCCCGAGGATGCGCCGCTGCTGGTGGTGCCCGAGGTCCTGGCCGCGCTTGAAGCGCTGGGCCGTGCGGGCCGTGCCCGAATGCGTGGCAAGGTCATTGCCATCACCGGCTCGGTCGGCAAGACCTCGACCAAGGAAATGGCCCGTATCGCGCTGACCGGGCAGGGCAATATTCACGCAGCCGAGGCCAGCTACAACAACCATTGGGGCGTGCCCCTGACCTTGGCGCGCATGCCCGAAGACACCGATTTTGCCATTGTCGAGATCGGCATGAACCACCCGGGCGAGATCGAGCCGCTGGCGCGCATCGCCCGGCCGCATGTCGCGATGATCACTACGGTTGCCGCCGCCCATCTGGAAGCATTCGGTGCCATCGAAGGGATCGCGCGGGAAAAGGGCGCGGTCTTTCGTGGCCTGACCCAACCCGGTACCGCCATCATCCCCGAGGATCTGCCGGTTACGCAGTTGTTGCGCGACTGCGCCGATGCGGCCGGCGCACTCGTCATCGGCTTTGGCCAGCAGGGCATGGCAAAGCCGCTCAAGGCCGAAACCGTGGACGGCGCGACCCCGGTGCGCGCCCGGGTGCTGGGCGAGACAGCGGATTTCACGCTGGCCAGTGCCGGCACGCATTTCGTGATGAACGCCGTCGGTGTGCTGGCCGCACTTTCTGCAGCCGGCGCCGATGTGCAAAAGGCCGCAAAACACCTGTCGGACTGGCGCCCGCCGCTGGGTCGCGGCGCGGTCGAGGTTCTGGGCGGCATCCGACTGATCGACGACGCCTATAATTCCAATCCCACCTCGCTTTCGGCAGGGCTGGCGACGCTGGCGCGCCTGACCGGTGGCCGCCGGGTGGCAATTCTGGGCGACATGCTGGAACTTGGCCCGGATGAGATCGCCATGCATGCCGACATGGCCACCGACCCTTCGATGCTGGCTGTCGATCTGGTCCACACCGCCGGTCCGCTTATGCGCGCCTTGCACGAGGCATTGCCCCGGGACAAACGCGGACTGCATGCCGAAACAGCCGCCGAACTGGCTGCGCGTGCGGGCGATCTGGTCGCGCCCGGCGATATCGTGCTCGTGAAGGGTTCGAAGTCCTCCAAGGTCTCGACAGTGGTTGACGCGCTGCGGCGAACCAGCCAAAGCACGCCCCCTGGCGAAAGGACAGCGTAA
- the mraY gene encoding phospho-N-acetylmuramoyl-pentapeptide-transferase: MLYWLTNLSDGGDFFNLFRYITFRAGGAFFTALVFGFLFGRPLIDLLRRKQKKGQPIRDDGPQNHFSKAGTPTMGGLLILAALVVGTLLWARLDNGYVWIVLLVTLGFAAIGFADDYAKVTKQHHAGLSGRIRLLLGLCIAAGAGAAAAWMHPPALSGELALPFLKDTLINLGLFYVPFAVLVILGAANAVNLTDGLDGLAIMPVMIAAGSFAVIAYMVGNANFANYLGVHFVPGTGELAVFVAALIGGGLGFLWYNAPPAAVFMGDTGSLALGGALGAIAVVTKHEIVLAIVGGLFVVEALSVIIQVLYFKRTGKRVFLMAPIHHHFEKKGWGEAQIVIRFWIIALILALIGLATLKLR; encoded by the coding sequence ATGCTCTATTGGCTCACGAACCTCTCCGACGGCGGGGATTTCTTCAACCTGTTCCGCTATATCACCTTTCGGGCGGGCGGTGCCTTCTTTACCGCGCTGGTCTTTGGCTTTCTTTTCGGACGGCCGCTGATCGACCTGCTGCGCCGCAAGCAGAAAAAGGGCCAGCCCATCCGCGACGACGGGCCGCAAAACCATTTCTCCAAGGCGGGCACACCGACCATGGGCGGCCTGCTGATCCTGGCCGCGCTGGTGGTGGGCACGCTGCTTTGGGCGCGTCTCGACAATGGCTATGTCTGGATCGTGCTGCTGGTCACGCTGGGGTTCGCCGCCATCGGGTTTGCCGACGACTATGCCAAGGTCACCAAACAGCATCATGCCGGCCTGTCGGGAAGAATACGATTGCTGCTTGGACTGTGCATCGCCGCGGGTGCAGGGGCCGCAGCCGCCTGGATGCACCCCCCAGCGCTCAGCGGGGAACTGGCGCTGCCCTTCCTCAAGGACACGCTGATCAATCTGGGCCTGTTCTATGTGCCATTCGCCGTGCTGGTGATTCTGGGCGCGGCCAATGCCGTGAACCTTACCGACGGATTGGACGGGCTGGCGATCATGCCGGTGATGATCGCGGCGGGCAGCTTTGCGGTGATCGCCTATATGGTCGGTAACGCGAATTTCGCAAATTACCTGGGCGTGCATTTCGTGCCGGGCACGGGTGAACTCGCCGTCTTCGTGGCGGCCCTTATTGGCGGAGGCTTGGGCTTTCTGTGGTACAACGCCCCTCCGGCCGCCGTCTTCATGGGCGACACAGGCAGCCTGGCACTGGGTGGCGCGCTGGGTGCCATCGCCGTCGTGACCAAGCATGAGATCGTGCTGGCCATTGTCGGCGGGCTTTTCGTGGTCGAGGCGCTGTCGGTCATCATCCAGGTGCTCTACTTCAAGCGCACCGGCAAACGCGTGTTCCTGATGGCTCCCATCCACCACCATTTCGAAAAGAAGGGCTGGGGCGAAGCGCAGATCGTCATCCGCTTCTGGATCATCGCGCTGATTCTGGCGTTGATCGGACTTGCGACGTTGAAACTGCGCTGA
- the murD gene encoding UDP-N-acetylmuramoyl-L-alanine--D-glutamate ligase — protein MITVQGVQNQTIAVLGLGRSGRATVAALAAGGAQVVVWDDGVDTREQAAQDGLQVLDLTREQDWAGISALITSPGIPHLYPRPHPVIARAYDLGVPVDNDIGLFFRSFATTDWEQFATTPRVIAVTGSNGKSTTTALIHHILREAGRPTQMGGNIGTGVLSLEPAHDGEVVVLELSSYQTDLARALTPDVAVFTNLSPDHLDRHGGLGGYFAAKRRLFAEGGPDRAVIGVDEVEGNYLANQLAMSAADDRVIRVASGQKLEGFGWSVFARKGFLSEYRKGRQVASFDLREVTGLPGAHNHQNACAAYAATRAVGIPPREIERAFHSFQGLPHRSQTVAEIDGVRWVNDSKATNVDAAAKALAAFPRIRWIAGGMGKEGGIEALTPFLGTVVKAYLIGHSARDFALQIGQIPYEIAETMEQAIARAKAEAQPGETVLLAPAAASFDQYPDFEKRGEHFTALVQALQP, from the coding sequence ATGATCACGGTCCAGGGCGTCCAGAACCAGACCATCGCCGTGCTCGGTCTCGGCCGCTCGGGTCGTGCCACGGTCGCCGCCCTTGCAGCGGGCGGCGCTCAGGTTGTCGTCTGGGACGATGGCGTCGATACGCGCGAACAGGCGGCACAGGACGGGTTGCAGGTTCTCGACCTGACCCGCGAACAGGATTGGGCGGGGATATCGGCGCTGATTACCAGCCCCGGAATCCCGCATCTCTATCCCCGGCCGCATCCGGTCATTGCCCGCGCCTATGATCTCGGCGTGCCGGTGGACAACGATATCGGGCTGTTCTTTCGCAGCTTCGCCACTACCGATTGGGAGCAGTTCGCAACCACGCCCCGGGTGATCGCCGTCACCGGCTCGAATGGCAAATCGACCACCACGGCGCTGATCCACCACATCCTGAGAGAGGCCGGCCGTCCGACCCAGATGGGCGGCAACATAGGTACCGGCGTCCTGTCACTGGAACCTGCTCATGATGGAGAGGTTGTGGTGCTTGAGCTTTCCAGCTACCAGACCGACCTTGCCCGTGCCCTGACTCCGGATGTGGCAGTCTTTACCAACCTCTCCCCCGACCACCTTGACCGGCATGGCGGCCTTGGGGGCTATTTCGCTGCCAAGCGCAGGCTCTTTGCCGAGGGCGGCCCGGACCGCGCCGTGATCGGTGTCGATGAGGTCGAAGGCAATTATCTGGCCAATCAACTCGCCATGAGCGCCGCCGATGATCGGGTGATCCGGGTCGCATCCGGTCAGAAACTGGAAGGGTTCGGCTGGTCGGTCTTTGCCCGAAAGGGCTTTCTCTCCGAATACCGCAAGGGGCGTCAGGTTGCGTCGTTCGACCTGCGTGAGGTGACCGGATTGCCGGGCGCGCATAATCACCAGAACGCCTGCGCCGCCTATGCTGCGACCCGCGCCGTCGGCATCCCCCCCCGAGAGATCGAGCGTGCCTTCCATAGTTTCCAGGGCCTGCCACACCGCAGCCAGACTGTGGCCGAGATCGATGGCGTCCGCTGGGTCAATGACAGTAAGGCGACGAATGTCGATGCCGCCGCCAAGGCGCTGGCTGCCTTTCCGCGTATCCGCTGGATCGCCGGCGGCATGGGTAAGGAGGGCGGGATCGAGGCACTGACCCCTTTCCTTGGGACGGTGGTGAAAGCCTATCTCATTGGCCACTCTGCCCGCGACTTTGCGCTTCAGATCGGCCAGATCCCTTACGAGATCGCGGAAACCATGGAACAAGCCATCGCGCGGGCCAAAGCCGAGGCCCAGCCGGGCGAGACCGTGCTGCTCGCGCCTGCAGCCGCCAGCTTCGACCAATACCCCGATTTTGAGAAACGCGGCGAACATTTCACTGCACTGGTTCAGGCCCTGCAGCCCTGA